One part of the Microbulbifer sp. THAF38 genome encodes these proteins:
- a CDS encoding DUF3549 family protein, which translates to MSESGTLSALIEEADFKLRWFDLGRRLQPVTKSTAEAFEAGQKAWPYPYLRQAWSGLLLQPAEGGEPAVWFLRFPLDEQGKLQLQARDGLLRALAQELEQAPASESAVQLDQLLQQSGLLFTPSNERQAAFHAYTAKLLKQTPSTHYAAVLDYFSDPQSSRWDNLGLQGIADLATRWEPQKELLLRQIPHIAAPVFINLCHCLENEAIDHQLVEVIAIRARESLNIDTQDTPDFTLIAAAVRGISNSPALGLRHSLLKELLEALQLQPSSSDIRSTSVPPISVKSVELLAAIGSRCPLDLEDQPLAQLWLNALAQSNNQSTFNLLLSDLMFLPQVRASLLSTLRDPARDETLAQAFGNFLHGPKPIH; encoded by the coding sequence ATGAGTGAAAGCGGTACCCTGAGCGCCCTGATCGAAGAGGCGGACTTTAAATTACGCTGGTTCGATCTGGGCCGGCGTCTCCAGCCTGTGACAAAGTCCACAGCCGAGGCTTTCGAGGCGGGGCAAAAAGCCTGGCCTTATCCCTATTTGCGCCAGGCCTGGAGCGGGCTCTTATTGCAGCCCGCTGAAGGTGGTGAACCCGCTGTATGGTTTCTGCGCTTTCCTCTCGATGAGCAGGGTAAACTGCAATTGCAGGCCCGCGATGGCTTGCTGCGCGCCCTAGCCCAGGAACTCGAACAGGCGCCCGCTTCCGAATCTGCGGTACAACTCGATCAGCTACTGCAGCAAAGCGGCCTGCTCTTCACACCCTCTAACGAGCGTCAGGCGGCATTCCACGCCTATACCGCAAAACTATTAAAACAGACACCCAGCACGCACTATGCAGCGGTGCTCGATTACTTCAGTGACCCTCAAAGTTCCCGCTGGGACAATCTCGGGCTACAGGGCATCGCTGACTTGGCTACCCGCTGGGAGCCACAGAAAGAACTGCTGCTGCGCCAAATTCCACATATTGCCGCACCGGTTTTTATCAACCTTTGCCACTGCCTGGAAAATGAAGCGATCGATCACCAACTGGTGGAAGTAATCGCCATTCGCGCACGCGAGTCATTGAATATTGACACCCAAGATACCCCTGACTTCACCCTGATCGCCGCCGCGGTGCGGGGCATTTCCAATTCGCCAGCGCTAGGCCTACGCCACTCTCTGCTAAAAGAACTGCTAGAGGCACTGCAACTGCAACCGTCGTCAAGCGATATTCGATCTACCTCGGTTCCACCCATCTCGGTTAAATCCGTCGAGCTGCTCGCCGCCATCGGCAGCCGCTGCCCCCTGGACCTGGAAGATCAGCCACTAGCCCAGCTCTGGCTCAATGCTCTGGCACAGAGTAACAACCAAAGCACATTCAATTTATTGCTCTCTGACCTGATGTTCCTCCCCCAAGTGCGAGCCTCTCTGCTAAGCACATTACGCGACCCCGCACGTGATGAAACCCTGGCCCAGGCTTTTGGAAATTTCCTCCACGGTCCGAAGCCCATCCATTAA
- the nhaC gene encoding Na+/H+ antiporter NhaC: MSQATPTNEPRTPSLLDALIPLGILIALLSLSVYFYGADSSYGPNQIALLLCACVVALMGMKNGHSWSDMEGGMLHGIGLVFGAILILLAVGALIGSWILAGTVPSMIYYGVQILSPQWFYAASCIICAVVGLSIGSSWTTAGTLGVALMGIAAALGLSPEITAGAVISGAYFGDKMSPLSDTTNVAAAVTSNDLFQHIRHMMSTAIPAFVIALGVFAFLGFTSETSTSSASDIESLLGALKSEFKISLISLLPLILLLAMAWRKVPAFPTLIIGSLVGCAIALIFEPETARRLGGGEGALAALKGAWYSLFDGYKSTSTNESVAALLSKGGMSSMLNTVWLITSAMAFGGAMERAGFLQVIVNWTLTRIKTVGGLVTSTVFTCFGMNAAAGDQYMAIIIPGRMFREAFEEKGLHGLNLSRTLEDSGTITSVLIPWNTCGAYMTATLGVYTFSYLPYALFNIICPLLAIAYGWLHFKQMPISVAATASPSKEGNLQSCHE; this comes from the coding sequence TTGTCTCAAGCCACCCCCACTAATGAACCGCGCACGCCCAGCCTGCTGGACGCGCTGATCCCCCTGGGGATCCTGATCGCTCTCTTGTCGCTGTCAGTGTATTTCTACGGCGCCGACTCCTCCTACGGCCCCAACCAAATCGCACTGTTGTTATGTGCCTGCGTGGTTGCGCTGATGGGCATGAAGAACGGCCACAGCTGGAGCGATATGGAAGGCGGTATGCTGCACGGTATCGGCCTGGTATTCGGCGCAATTCTAATACTACTGGCCGTGGGTGCTTTGATTGGCAGTTGGATATTAGCCGGCACGGTGCCATCGATGATTTATTACGGGGTACAAATACTCTCGCCCCAGTGGTTCTACGCCGCCAGCTGTATTATTTGTGCCGTGGTAGGCCTCAGTATCGGCTCCAGCTGGACCACCGCCGGCACCCTGGGTGTGGCCCTGATGGGGATTGCCGCCGCTCTCGGCTTGTCCCCGGAAATCACTGCTGGCGCGGTCATTTCCGGCGCCTACTTTGGCGACAAGATGTCACCGCTGTCTGACACCACCAATGTGGCTGCGGCGGTAACATCCAACGATCTGTTCCAACATATCCGCCATATGATGTCGACCGCGATTCCAGCCTTCGTGATCGCCCTGGGGGTGTTTGCTTTCCTCGGCTTTACTTCAGAAACCAGCACCTCTTCAGCCTCAGACATTGAATCCTTGCTAGGCGCACTGAAGAGCGAGTTTAAAATCTCACTGATCAGCCTACTGCCTCTGATCTTGCTACTGGCAATGGCCTGGCGCAAGGTTCCCGCCTTTCCGACCCTGATTATCGGCTCCCTGGTTGGCTGTGCCATCGCGCTGATTTTCGAACCGGAAACCGCTCGTCGCCTGGGTGGCGGTGAGGGGGCATTGGCCGCCCTCAAAGGCGCTTGGTACAGCCTGTTCGATGGCTATAAATCCACCTCTACGAATGAGAGTGTCGCTGCACTCCTCTCGAAAGGCGGTATGAGCAGCATGCTCAATACCGTGTGGCTGATCACCTCCGCCATGGCCTTCGGTGGCGCCATGGAGCGTGCCGGTTTCCTACAGGTGATCGTCAACTGGACCCTGACGCGTATTAAAACTGTGGGCGGCCTGGTGACTTCCACGGTATTCACCTGTTTCGGCATGAATGCCGCCGCTGGCGACCAGTATATGGCGATTATTATTCCGGGCCGCATGTTCCGGGAAGCCTTTGAAGAGAAGGGCCTGCACGGCCTGAATCTGTCCCGCACCCTGGAGGACTCCGGCACCATCACCTCGGTGTTGATTCCCTGGAATACCTGTGGGGCCTATATGACGGCTACCCTTGGCGTTTATACCTTCTCCTACCTACCCTACGCCCTGTTCAATATCATCTGCCCACTGCTGGCCATCGCCTACGGCTGGTTGCACTTTAAGCAGATGCCAATCTCAGTGGCGGCCACAGCATCCCCCAGCAAAGAAGGAAATCTACAAAGCTGTCATGAGTGA
- a CDS encoding 1-acyl-sn-glycerol-3-phosphate acyltransferase, producing MRASELDPAQFEDMRPYRDDEVRAVLDRLIADPEMSHAVAHFLIPKLARLEGPLAWLVRQFLRFEFRKVHDVRGVQDVVEKYIDKVVRRTTAGLTISGLDTLPRDRACLFVSNHRDIAMDPAFAIVSMYKEGHETSRIAIGDNLLSKQFASDIMKLNKCFTVKRSSGSRREKLQAAMELSNYIYHSIVNDNEHVWIAQRSGRAKDGMDRTNPALAAMFAMTKDRDMSFADFWRKLHIVPLSISYEWDPCDAQKAKELYITEHKEEYKKAKNEDLASIGKGVIGFKGRVHTAFGTPIEADFNDVNSLAEEIDRQIVGNYTLHPTNLIAYEMIYGEVSGLPVGYPHKPWDASEHRETREKFEARMAKIDERWREKAIQAYANPVVSRLAFE from the coding sequence ATGAGAGCAAGTGAGTTAGACCCCGCTCAATTTGAGGATATGCGCCCCTATCGCGATGATGAAGTGCGCGCTGTATTGGATCGGCTGATTGCCGACCCGGAAATGTCCCACGCCGTAGCGCATTTCCTGATTCCCAAGCTGGCGCGCCTGGAGGGCCCCCTGGCTTGGTTGGTGCGTCAGTTCCTGCGTTTTGAGTTCCGCAAGGTGCACGATGTACGCGGTGTGCAGGATGTTGTAGAGAAGTACATCGACAAGGTGGTGAGGCGCACCACCGCCGGGCTGACGATTTCCGGGCTGGATACCCTGCCGCGGGACCGCGCCTGCTTGTTTGTGAGCAATCACCGGGATATCGCTATGGACCCGGCTTTCGCCATTGTGTCCATGTATAAAGAGGGGCACGAAACTTCCCGTATCGCCATTGGCGACAACCTGCTGAGCAAGCAGTTTGCCAGCGATATTATGAAGCTCAACAAATGCTTTACGGTCAAGCGCAGCTCCGGCAGTCGTCGTGAAAAGCTACAGGCCGCCATGGAGTTGTCCAACTATATCTACCACTCCATTGTGAATGACAATGAGCACGTTTGGATCGCGCAGCGCTCCGGGCGTGCGAAGGACGGCATGGATCGCACCAACCCGGCTCTGGCGGCCATGTTCGCGATGACCAAGGATCGGGATATGTCCTTTGCCGACTTCTGGCGCAAGCTGCACATAGTGCCGCTGTCTATCTCTTACGAATGGGACCCCTGCGATGCCCAGAAGGCCAAGGAGCTCTACATCACAGAGCACAAGGAAGAGTACAAGAAAGCCAAAAACGAGGATCTGGCCTCCATCGGCAAAGGTGTGATTGGTTTCAAAGGGCGGGTGCATACCGCATTTGGTACACCTATTGAAGCCGACTTCAATGACGTCAACAGCCTTGCCGAGGAGATCGATCGGCAGATCGTTGGCAATTACACTCTGCATCCCACCAATCTAATCGCCTACGAGATGATCTACGGTGAAGTGTCCGGGTTGCCGGTGGGCTATCCACACAAGCCCTGGGACGCCAGCGAACATCGGGAAACCCGCGAGAAGTTTGAAGCGCGCATGGCCAAGATCGATGAGCGCTGGCGGGAAAAGGCCATCCAGGCTTACGCCAATCCGGTGGTTTCCCGCCTGGCGTTTGAATGA
- the dinG gene encoding ATP-dependent DNA helicase DinG: MLNDKHKSAIQAAYSQFLSNRGLKARYGQKLMVAAIARTLGSIAQNASGERDSDKTDGEHICVVEAGTGTGKTVSYLLAAIPLAQAQDKTLVISTATVALQEQIIHKDLPEVLRHSGLNFEFALAKGRGRYLCLSKLDQLLSSFSSSGTGLSLGLYEDELPQVGEDSVALYQKMTDSLASGRWDGDRDNWPETIEVDDWSRVTTDHRQCSGRRCPHVTNCSFFRARESLGKTQVIVANHDLLLADLALGGGAILPPPEETIYVLDEAHHLPDKALNHFSHHSRVGASTGWLDQANKALGQMLGEIGDGAELDRCGEQLPAVLTSAKQGLEQMWPLIEELCEFEDERGNTTRHRFEGGVVPDSMMRLAEKLREDFDELESLFGKMLQTAQRMLEDAHSPVPIVDLERWYPQLGSWYGRAEANLMLWANYARADADGALPQARWVTLVDWGGSTDFEVCCSPILAGKTLEYSLWRRCYGAVLTSATLTALGKFDRLRMRAGTPENASYQVVPSPFDFSRATLQVPASAVDAGNADQHTDAVIDALPELLKDSGGSLVLFSSRRQMETVYEALPGTWRNRILMQGQQSRQQLLDSHREIVDGGGSSVLFGLASFAEGLDLPGDYCKHVVIAKLPFAVPDDPIEAALAEWIEAKGGNPFMQITVPDAALKLVQACGRLLRAEGDSGTVTLLDRRVVSRRYGQAILNSLPPFNRRIE, translated from the coding sequence GTGCTCAACGACAAACACAAAAGCGCCATCCAGGCTGCCTACAGCCAGTTCTTGTCCAACCGTGGTCTCAAGGCCCGCTACGGGCAAAAACTGATGGTGGCGGCCATTGCCCGCACTCTAGGTTCGATTGCACAGAATGCCAGTGGTGAGCGCGACAGCGATAAAACCGATGGCGAGCATATTTGTGTAGTAGAAGCCGGCACGGGCACCGGCAAAACGGTTTCCTATTTACTCGCCGCCATTCCCCTGGCCCAGGCCCAGGATAAAACCCTGGTGATCTCCACCGCTACCGTGGCCCTGCAGGAGCAGATTATCCACAAAGACCTGCCGGAGGTGTTACGCCACAGTGGTCTCAACTTTGAGTTCGCTTTGGCCAAAGGACGTGGCCGCTACCTGTGTCTGTCCAAATTGGATCAGCTGCTCTCCAGTTTCTCCTCCAGCGGTACCGGCCTCTCCCTGGGGCTCTATGAAGACGAGCTCCCCCAGGTGGGGGAAGACAGTGTTGCCCTTTATCAGAAAATGACTGACAGCCTGGCCTCTGGCCGCTGGGATGGCGACCGCGATAACTGGCCGGAGACGATTGAGGTTGATGACTGGAGCCGGGTAACGACAGATCACCGCCAGTGCAGTGGCCGTCGCTGTCCCCATGTAACCAATTGCAGTTTTTTCCGTGCGCGGGAGAGTCTGGGTAAGACTCAGGTGATTGTTGCCAACCACGACCTGCTGTTGGCGGATCTGGCTCTGGGTGGCGGTGCCATATTGCCGCCGCCAGAAGAGACGATTTATGTGCTCGACGAGGCCCACCACCTGCCGGACAAAGCCCTCAATCACTTCTCCCACCACAGCCGCGTCGGGGCCTCTACCGGTTGGCTGGACCAGGCCAATAAGGCCCTGGGGCAGATGCTCGGTGAGATTGGCGATGGCGCCGAGCTGGATCGCTGTGGTGAACAGCTGCCGGCGGTGCTCACCTCCGCCAAGCAGGGCTTGGAGCAGATGTGGCCGCTAATCGAAGAGCTGTGCGAATTCGAGGATGAGCGCGGCAATACCACTCGCCATCGCTTCGAGGGCGGCGTGGTGCCGGATTCCATGATGCGGTTAGCGGAAAAGCTGCGCGAGGATTTCGACGAGCTGGAAAGCCTGTTTGGCAAAATGCTGCAAACCGCTCAGCGCATGCTTGAGGACGCCCACTCGCCGGTGCCCATTGTGGACTTGGAGCGCTGGTACCCACAACTCGGCAGCTGGTATGGGCGTGCCGAGGCCAATTTGATGCTCTGGGCTAACTATGCCCGCGCCGACGCGGATGGCGCTCTGCCACAGGCGCGCTGGGTCACTCTGGTAGATTGGGGTGGTTCGACAGATTTCGAAGTGTGCTGCTCGCCAATCCTGGCTGGCAAGACCCTGGAGTACAGCTTATGGCGTCGCTGTTACGGTGCGGTGCTTACCTCTGCGACCCTCACCGCACTGGGCAAATTTGATCGCCTGCGCATGCGTGCCGGCACTCCGGAAAATGCCAGCTACCAGGTAGTACCCAGTCCCTTCGACTTTTCCCGTGCCACCTTGCAGGTACCTGCCAGCGCAGTGGATGCGGGCAATGCGGACCAGCATACTGATGCGGTGATCGATGCCTTGCCGGAGCTGCTCAAGGATTCCGGCGGCTCGCTGGTGCTGTTTTCCTCACGCCGGCAAATGGAGACCGTCTACGAGGCGTTGCCGGGTACCTGGCGCAATCGAATCCTGATGCAGGGGCAGCAATCCCGTCAGCAGTTACTCGATTCTCACCGTGAAATCGTCGATGGTGGTGGAAGCAGTGTGCTGTTTGGTCTCGCCAGCTTCGCCGAGGGACTCGATCTCCCGGGGGATTACTGCAAACATGTGGTAATTGCCAAGTTGCCCTTTGCGGTGCCCGATGACCCTATTGAGGCGGCCCTGGCGGAATGGATTGAGGCCAAGGGCGGCAATCCGTTTATGCAGATCACGGTACCGGATGCGGCCCTGAAATTGGTGCAGGCCTGCGGTCGCCTGCTGCGAGCGGAAGGGGATAGCGGCACGGTGACATTATTGGATCGCCGGGTGGTGAGCCGTCGCTACGGCCAGGCCATTCTCAATTCACTGCCGCCGTTTAACCGTCGTATCGAATAA
- a CDS encoding YqcC family protein gives MQAIYFEVADQLLQLEAELRRMALWQEEAPTAEALASTEPFCVDTLTLPQWLQFIFLPRMRQLIEGEMPLPQQCGIAPIAEEFFKDRGGAETLVIILKGIDERLQRG, from the coding sequence ATGCAAGCTATTTACTTTGAAGTCGCCGATCAACTGTTGCAGCTCGAGGCGGAGTTGCGTCGCATGGCCCTGTGGCAGGAGGAAGCCCCAACGGCGGAAGCCCTGGCCAGTACTGAACCTTTCTGTGTCGACACCCTGACTCTGCCCCAATGGCTGCAGTTCATTTTCCTGCCGCGTATGCGCCAGCTGATTGAGGGGGAGATGCCGCTACCGCAACAGTGCGGTATAGCGCCGATTGCTGAGGAGTTTTTTAAAGACCGCGGTGGTGCCGAGACCCTGGTAATCATCCTTAAGGGCATCGACGAGCGCTTACAGCGCGGTTGA
- a CDS encoding RimK/LysX family protein, which translates to MQKFSLLWLLVVVQLLVGCKSLMYPEQNQQGAEPIAAQPGQPQGEMLQCPEPVEVICAEPEVRVVEKVVERTVEKVVEVPVAKDKLVLGAVEEISIEPLGLVIESVVDTGAPTTTLRAQTLTRFERDGEDWIRIELALPEVDGKAKTSSIELPIQRHIRANRVGFPSQRRPVVEMNLTVGEVTHMVEVSLTDEGGNDIMMVLGRNFLKDAAVVDVSRRNIQGQPRVFGNK; encoded by the coding sequence ATGCAGAAATTTTCCCTTCTGTGGTTATTGGTGGTGGTCCAGTTACTAGTGGGCTGCAAGTCGCTGATGTATCCCGAACAGAACCAGCAGGGGGCTGAGCCAATTGCTGCGCAACCGGGACAACCTCAGGGAGAAATGCTTCAGTGCCCGGAGCCTGTAGAGGTGATTTGTGCGGAGCCTGAGGTCAGGGTTGTTGAGAAGGTCGTCGAACGAACTGTTGAAAAAGTAGTCGAAGTGCCCGTCGCCAAAGATAAACTGGTTCTCGGAGCGGTAGAGGAAATCTCCATCGAACCCTTAGGCTTGGTTATTGAGTCTGTTGTGGATACCGGTGCACCGACAACCACCTTGCGCGCGCAGACTTTGACTCGCTTCGAGCGCGACGGTGAAGACTGGATCAGAATCGAACTGGCACTGCCGGAAGTAGATGGCAAAGCCAAAACCTCTTCCATAGAGCTGCCTATTCAGCGCCATATCCGCGCGAACCGTGTTGGCTTTCCGAGCCAGCGTCGCCCGGTTGTGGAAATGAACCTGACCGTGGGTGAGGTTACTCACATGGTTGAGGTCAGCCTGACCGATGAGGGTGGCAACGATATTATGATGGTGCTGGGGCGCAACTTCCTCAAGGATGCTGCGGTTGTCGATGTGAGCCGGCGCAATATCCAGGGACAACCTCGGGTGTTCGGGAATAAATAG
- a CDS encoding inactive transglutaminase family protein: MSPRVQVYVIAALLALIGAGLTAYKHFELGFPLLPGEYRTVWTIEAKVGFVAEGGPVKAALTLPREQRNMEILGETFSSSGFGFFIARENDEYRAVWTRRSAEGSQSLFYRLDVYQTPGAALEQPLNLSTEVKKPFLGAREQEAVRLAIDSLVKQARERSSDVESFTTQLLFELNDDGNQDRNLVFRHYADKSLVDVALLMLATADIPAHRIRGLYLEDDRRRLDPEDLLEVYDGQRWIVFEPTSGLPGIPDNFFIWQRGGKSLLDLEGGRNSQVTFSVISNDVPARDVSMRSTLGEKEALVDFSIYSLPIEQQSIFKLILLVPVGALVVVLLRIFVGLRTSGTFMPVLLAIAFIETQLFTGLAIFVLILVLGLWVRFYLSRLNLLLVSRIAAVVVTVVLIMGVISVVSYKLGIEQALTVTFFPMIILAWTIERMSIVWEEDGPYEVVVQAGGSLLVAVLAWWVMTNRYVEHWTFNFPELLLVLLAFILIVGNYTGYRLSELMRFRPLVK, encoded by the coding sequence ATGTCGCCGCGCGTTCAAGTTTATGTTATTGCGGCATTGCTCGCATTGATCGGAGCGGGTCTCACCGCTTACAAACATTTTGAATTGGGTTTTCCACTGTTGCCGGGTGAATACCGCACCGTGTGGACTATCGAAGCCAAGGTGGGCTTCGTTGCCGAAGGCGGTCCGGTCAAAGCGGCGTTAACGCTACCCCGCGAGCAGCGCAATATGGAAATTCTTGGGGAAACTTTCAGTTCCTCCGGTTTTGGCTTTTTCATCGCCCGGGAAAATGATGAGTATCGGGCGGTGTGGACGCGTCGCTCCGCCGAAGGCTCCCAGTCCCTGTTCTACCGCCTCGATGTCTACCAGACGCCCGGTGCGGCGTTGGAGCAGCCTCTGAACCTCAGCACTGAGGTGAAGAAACCCTTCCTCGGTGCGCGTGAGCAGGAAGCCGTGCGACTGGCTATCGATTCCTTGGTGAAGCAGGCCCGCGAACGCTCCTCCGATGTGGAGTCCTTTACTACCCAGTTGCTATTTGAGTTGAATGACGATGGCAACCAGGACCGCAACCTGGTTTTCCGCCACTACGCCGATAAATCCCTGGTGGATGTGGCTCTGCTGATGCTCGCCACCGCCGATATTCCTGCCCACCGCATCCGCGGTCTTTATTTAGAGGACGACCGCCGCCGCCTCGATCCAGAGGACCTGCTTGAGGTGTATGACGGCCAGCGCTGGATTGTGTTTGAACCCACTAGTGGCCTGCCTGGCATTCCCGACAATTTCTTTATCTGGCAGCGCGGCGGCAAGAGCCTGCTCGATCTGGAGGGTGGCCGCAATTCGCAGGTGACCTTCTCGGTGATTTCCAACGACGTGCCCGCACGGGATGTTTCTATGCGCAGCACGCTGGGTGAGAAAGAGGCGCTGGTGGATTTCTCCATCTACAGCTTGCCTATCGAGCAGCAGAGCATTTTTAAATTGATCCTGCTGGTGCCGGTGGGTGCTCTGGTGGTGGTACTGTTGCGTATCTTTGTTGGGCTGCGCACCTCCGGTACTTTCATGCCGGTATTGTTGGCGATTGCTTTCATTGAAACTCAGCTGTTTACCGGCCTGGCAATTTTCGTTTTGATCTTGGTGCTCGGCCTGTGGGTGCGCTTCTACCTGAGTCGGCTTAATTTGCTCCTTGTGTCGAGGATCGCCGCCGTGGTGGTCACGGTGGTGTTGATTATGGGAGTGATCAGTGTGGTCAGTTATAAGCTCGGCATCGAGCAGGCGCTGACGGTGACCTTCTTCCCGATGATTATTCTGGCCTGGACCATTGAGCGCATGTCCATCGTGTGGGAGGAAGATGGTCCCTACGAGGTAGTTGTGCAAGCCGGCGGCAGCCTGTTGGTGGCAGTGCTGGCCTGGTGGGTGATGACTAACCGCTATGTGGAGCACTGGACCTTTAATTTCCCAGAACTGCTGCTGGTACTGCTGGCCTTTATCCTGATTGTGGGCAACTACACCGGCTATCGCCTCAGCGAGCTGATGCGTTTCCGGCCGTTGGTCAAGTAG